A window from Triticum aestivum cultivar Chinese Spring chromosome 6D, IWGSC CS RefSeq v2.1, whole genome shotgun sequence encodes these proteins:
- the LOC123143755 gene encoding WRKY transcription factor WRKY62 — MVAMDAGAAPAPPVGPPRHRPGPPALHHPPTAPTRPTGSAHVSNSSCYSTCSGFHLLKISSIVTSASFYLAFTDQWCCCVNLCRCVELGGGFPVKKVQRSAEDSSVVEATYEGEHNHPRPMGAASRACATRGRGLVLCSISINSSGPTTMLDLTKNGGGVQVVEAGEAQLDLKKVCREVASPEFWAALVLRPRSQTSSAPPASALGASAQRSSGICQDGIFRSLCVVGASSFTGKLLILGSDCVLM, encoded by the exons ATGGTCGCCATGGACGCCGGCGCTGCACCTGCGCCGCCGGTTGGTCCTCCCCGACACCGTCCGGGCCCTCCTGCACTGCATCACCCTCCTACCGCGCCTACTAGACCTACAG GAAGTGCTCATGTATCAAATTCCAGTTGTTACTCAACCTGTAGTGGATTCCATTTGCTGAAGATATCGTCCATTGTCACCAGTGCATCCTTCTATCTGGCCTTCACTGATCAGTG GTGCTGCTGTGTGAATTTGTGCCGCTGTGTCGAATTGGGCGGAGGCTTCCCTGTCAAGAAG GTGCAGAGAAGCGCGGAGGACAGCTCGGTGGTAGAGGCGACGTACGAGGGTGAGCACAACCACCCGCGCCCCATGGGGGCGGCGAGCCGAGCTTGCGCAACGCGGGGCAGAGGCTTGGTGTTGTGCTCCATCTCCATCAACTCCTCCGGCCCAACCACTATGCTGGACCTCACCAAGAACGGGGGAGGCGTGCAGGTCGTCGAGGCAGGGGAGGCGCAACTGGACCTGAAGAAGGTGTGCCGGGAGGTCGCGTCGCCAGAGTTCTGGGCGGCTTTGGTGCTCCGTCCAAGGAGTCAAACCTCATCCGCACCGCCTGCTTCTGCTTTGGGTGCGAGCGCCCAGAGATCGTCAG GTATCTGTCAAGATGGGATATTCAGGTCGCTCTGCGTAGTGGGTGCCTCATCATTTACAGGAAAGTTATTAATTCTAGGAAGCGATTGCGTGCTCATGTAG